A stretch of the Erpetoichthys calabaricus chromosome 3, fErpCal1.3, whole genome shotgun sequence genome encodes the following:
- the rnf41 gene encoding E3 ubiquitin-protein ligase NRDP1 — protein sequence MGYDVNRFQGEVDEDLLCPICSGVLEEPVQAPHCEHAFCNACITQWFSQQQICPVDRTVVTLAHLRPVPRIMRNMLSKLQITCDNSVFGCSAILRLDQLQSHLKDCEHNPKRPVMCEEGCGLEMPKDELPNHKCIKHLRIVVQQQQTKIAELEKTAAEHKHQLAEQKRDIQLLKAYMRAIRSANPNLQNLEETIEYNEILEWVNSLQPARVTRWGGMISTPDAVLQAVIKRSLIDSGCPLSIVNDLIENAHERNWPQGLATLETRQMNRRYYENYVAKRIPGKQAVVVMACENQHMGEDMILEPGLVMIFAHGVEEIL from the exons ATGGGCTATGACGTCAACAGGTTCCAGGGTGAAGTGGATGAAGATCTCCTGTGCCCTATTTGCAGTGGGGTTTTAGAAGAGCCGGTACAA GCTCCACACTGTGAACATGCATTCTGCAATGCCTGCATCACCCAGTGGTTCTCTCAGCAGCAGATCTGCCCAGTGGACCGAACAGTGGTCACTCTTGCGCACCTGCGGCCTGTACCAAGAATTATGCGCAACATGCTCTCCAAGCTCCAGATAACCTGTGACAACTCTGTGTTTGGCTGCAGTGCCATCCTGCGGCTTGACCAACTGCAGTCTCACCTCAAAGACTGTGAACACAATCCCAAGAGGCCAGTCATGTGTGAAGAGGGCTGTGG GCTTGAGATGCCAAAGGATGAGCTACCAAACCACAAATGCATTAAGCACTTGCGCATAGtagtgcagcagcagcagaccAAGATAGCCGAGCTGGAGAAGACGGCAGCTGAGCATAAGCACCAGCTGGCTGAGCAG AAACGTGATATTCAACTATTGAAAGCTTACATGCGAGCAATTCGAAGCGCCAACCCCAACCTACAGAACCTTGAGGAGACCATTGAGTATAATGAGATTTTAGA atGGGTGAACTCCTTGCAGCCTGCAAGAGTGACTCGCTGGGGTGGAATGATCTCAACACCAGATGCTGTACTGCAGGCAGTGATTAAGCGTTCTCTCATCGACAGTGGCTGCCCCTTGTCTATCGTCAATGACTTGATTGAAAATGCCCATGAGCGCAACTGGCCCCAGGGCCTGGCCACCCTGGAGACACGGCAGATGAATCGGCGCTACTATGAAAATTATGTTGCTAAGCGTATCCCCGGCAAGCAGGCAGTAGTGGTGATGGCATGTGAGAATCAGCACATGGGAGAGGACATGATACTCGAACCTGGACTTGTTATGATATTTGCACATGGAGTGGAGGAGATCCTATAA